From one Solanum lycopersicum chromosome 12, SLM_r2.1 genomic stretch:
- the LOC104645169 gene encoding uncharacterized protein — translation MGKDMRSRMSLFVAGLGFSSSKEGRGTILIMDISRLMVYVNQVEEKNIKDREEYQNKKAETEMSLANKNVVLADHNSKMQRGMLHHLPVHLHSERKASIVVVTRRTPMLKCPNLKGQYMREYPNNKKGGENPGNKAQFSSVSPPNRVAPSGVASCTGGGENRLYAITSL, via the exons ATGGGGAAAGACATGAGGAGTAGAATGAGTTTGTTTGTTGCAGGGTTGGGTTTTTCTTCAAGCAAGGAAGGTAGGGGGACCATATTGATCATGGATATATCAAGGCTGATGGTATACGTTAATCAAGTTGAAGAAAAGAATATAAAGGATAGAGAAGAGTACCAAAACAAGAAGGCGGAGACTGAAATGAGTCTGGCCAACAAAAATGTGGTTCTAGCCGACCACAATTCCAAAATGCAAAGGGGCATGCTCCATCATCTTCCAGTGCACCTACACTCAGAAAGAAAGGCGAGTATAGTGGTCGTAACTCGCAGAACTCCAATGCTAAAGTGTCCCAATCTCAAG GGTCAATATATGAGAGAATACCCCAATAATAAGAAAGGTGGTGAAAATCCAGGCAACAAAGCCCAATTTTCATCAGTTTCTCCCCCAAACAGGGTTGCACCTAGTGGAGTTGCTTCTTGTACCGGCGGAGGGGAAAATCGCCTCTATGCAATCACAAGCCTCTAA